A window from Megalobrama amblycephala isolate DHTTF-2021 linkage group LG21, ASM1881202v1, whole genome shotgun sequence encodes these proteins:
- the si:dkey-202e22.2 gene encoding netrin-4 produces the protein MKPLWNPQFVMVILKCAMVLFPGFLQGFTESRCVGRACSPPMGNLASGRTLFTLTSCCTNSSSCLATQPRCLTELHPPALMADDPFIHPDTWWGSAAATGEKEEIRLDLETRFCMSHVVMLFRSPRPAAMRLERSQDFGQTWETLKLFARNCTEMFGLPDDVSQAGAVCTSRYSSAVPCSRGEIIFRSIALGSGIVDPYSPEALSRLTVTNLRIQLLKSQQCPVSKGQRSIPEQSNPPFLPTTHSKMLAPPTPSSDALDSSPFAVYSLLAKGACLCHGHAEHCLPENEGQDRLQPSNMVSGKCVCTHHTAGEHCERCAPLYNDQPWRAANGSSGESNPCQKCECHGHAESCHFSQRVWLSTGGSSGGVCDNCQHNTVGRRCQRCRPGYHRHPARSLNSPHACTRCWCDPVGSVPVYFGDETPWCHPRSGQCHCKPGVGGTTCSHCLPGYWGFGEEGCKPCVCPLTCDPITGHCLDSKGSVKLYNVPIGGKIPELSHFKPQEDERAWPKELAVSALYYTGKCSCREKKLKSVADLCKMKHAYVIKASVLSAHDKGTHAVVLVKVRKVFRSGKLPLSQGTHSLYPLSWTSRGCTCPILNPGGNYLLAGPEEVDSGRLLVTMQSLVVPWTPILGFQVTEALHQGCL, from the exons ATGAAACCCCTTTGGAATCCTCAGTTTGTAATGGTGATACTGAAGTGTGCAATGGTGTTGTTTCCTGGATTCCTGCAGGGCTTCACAG AGTCCAGATGTGTTGGTCGTGCTTGCAGCCCTCCTATGGGTAACTTGGCCAGTGGCAGGACCCTTTTCACGCTGACTAGCTGCTGCACTAATAGCTCTTCCTGCTTGGCAACCCAGCCACGCTGTCTAACAGAGCTTCATCCTCCTGCCCTCATGGCCGATGACCCATTTATTCATCCAGATACCTGGTGGGGCTCTGCGGCAGCCACTGGAGAAAAGGAAGAAATCCGTCTTGACTTGGAGACACGGTTCTGCATGAGTCACGTTGTGATGTTGTTCCGTTCTCCACGTCCTGCTGCTATGAGGTTGGAACGCTCACAGGACTTCGGCCAGACCTGGGAGACACTAAAGCTGTTTGCCAGGAACTGCACTGAGATGTTTGGGCTTCCTGATGATGTAAGTCAAGCAGGAGCTGTCTGCACTTCCAGATATTCCAGCGCAGTACCGTGCAGCCGAGGAGAG ATCATATTCCGATCCATAGCATTGGGAAGTGGGATTGTTGATCCCTACAGTCCTGAGGCACTGTCCCGTCTGACAGTAACTAACTTACGAATACAGCTTTTAAAATCTCAACAGTGTCCCGTCTCGAAGGGGCAGCGGAGCATCCCGGAACAGTCAAACCCGCCCTTTTTACCCACAACTCACAGCAAAATGCTGGCTCCTCCCACACCCAGTTCTGATGCCCTGGATTCATCCCCATTTGCTGTGTACTCTCTTCTGGCTAAAGGGGCGTGTTTGTGTCATGGCCATGCTGAACATTGTCTTCCTGAAAATGAAGGGCAAGACAGACTGCAACCCAGTAATATG GTGTCTGGCAAGTGTGTGTGTACCCACCACACAGCGGGAGAACACTGCGAGAGGTGTGCACCGCTCTACAACGACCAACCCTGGAGAGCAGCCAATGGAAGCAGCGGGGAGAGCAACCCATGCCAGA AATGTGAATGTCACGGCCACGCAGAGAGCTGCCACTTCTCCCAGAGAGTTTGGCTGTCCACAGGGGGCAGTAGTGGGGGCGTCTGTGACAACTGCCAGCATAACACTGTGGGCCGCCGGTGCCAGCGCTGTCGCCCTGGATACCACCGCCACCCTGCCAGATCCCTCAACTCCCCGCATGCTTGCACAC GATGCTGGTGTGACCCAGTTGGTTCGGTGCCAGTATATTTTGGCGATGAGACGCCATGGTGCCATCCTAGAAGTGGACAGTGCCACTGTAAACCTGGTGTGGGGGGCACCACCTGTAGCCACTGTCTACCAGGGTACTGGGGCTTTGGAGAGGAGGGCTGCAAACCTTGTGTGTGCCCCTTGACCTGTGACCCCATCACAGGTCATTGCCTAGACAG CAAAGGCAGTGTGAAGCTTTACAATGTACCAATTGGTGGGAAAATTCCTGAACTGTCCCACTTTAAACCTCAAGAGGACGAGAGGGCGTGGCCTAAAGAACTCGCCGTCTCTGCACTGTATTATACAG GGAAGTGCAGCTGTAGAGAAAAGAAGCTGAAAAGTGTGGCTGATCTTTGCAAAATGAAACATGCATACG TGATCAAAGCCAGTGTGCTGTCAGCTCATGATAAAGGCACACACGCTGTTGTCCTGGTGAAGGTGAGGAAGGTCTTCCGTTCTGGAAAACTGCCCCTCTCCCAGGGCACACACAGTCTGTACCCACTCTCTTGGACCAGCCGTGGCTGCACCTGTCCCATCCTCAACCCAG